A stretch of Myxosarcina sp. GI1 DNA encodes these proteins:
- a CDS encoding R3H domain-containing nucleic acid-binding protein, whose amino-acid sequence MRLENLSSQRMQITDNLDKLLTIFPDSIRTKIEKHPHKESLIEVILDLGRPPEIRFANDVAYLRTEPVSKAEIQHCIDRVGMFSADNRAGIERTLHRISAIRNRTGEIIGLTCRIGRAIFGTIVMIRDLVETGQSILLLGRPGVGKTTALREIARVLADDFNKRVVIIDTSNEIAGDGDIPHPAIGRARRMQVARPELQHQVMIEAVENHMPEVIVIDEIGTELEAMAARTIAERGVQLVGTAHGNTIENLIKNPTLSDLIGGIQAVTLGDDEARRRRSQKTVLERKAPPTFAIAIEMLARQQWVVHEDVAATVDLFLRGVEPAAQVRTVDENGEVTITEEQPQPSQSPALTSKRSTVVTPLRPQGLRASGKMTPVKSVATPRSVDPEFETMLAASWQTREPDGSKVRSPGPNGEDLPVYVYPYGIGRSQLEQVIEVLDLPVALTKDLDNADAVIALRSQVKHHSKLRQMAKHKHLPIYTIKSNTIPQITRSLRQLLDLDDPNLPEPTDLRLFTQAGSDDEIEALEEARLAVEQIVIPKGQPVELLPRSAKVRKMQHELIEHYRLHSNSFGEEPNRRLRIYPA is encoded by the coding sequence ATGCGATTGGAAAATTTATCCTCACAACGGATGCAAATAACCGATAATTTAGACAAACTTCTAACAATTTTTCCAGATTCTATTCGCACGAAAATTGAAAAACATCCTCACAAAGAAAGTTTAATTGAAGTGATTTTAGATCTGGGTAGACCTCCAGAAATTCGTTTTGCCAATGATGTAGCTTACTTAAGGACAGAACCAGTATCTAAAGCAGAAATTCAACACTGTATTGACAGAGTTGGTATGTTTAGTGCCGACAATCGTGCGGGCATCGAACGAACTCTGCATCGCATCAGCGCGATCCGCAACCGTACGGGCGAAATTATTGGTTTGACCTGTCGTATCGGTCGCGCTATTTTTGGCACGATTGTAATGATACGCGATTTAGTCGAGACTGGTCAATCGATTTTGCTTTTGGGTCGTCCAGGGGTTGGTAAAACCACGGCATTGAGAGAAATAGCTAGAGTGCTAGCCGACGACTTTAACAAAAGGGTAGTAATTATCGATACTTCCAACGAGATTGCTGGCGATGGCGATATACCCCATCCCGCGATCGGTCGCGCTCGTCGCATGCAGGTAGCCAGACCAGAACTTCAGCATCAGGTGATGATTGAAGCGGTAGAAAACCACATGCCAGAAGTAATTGTTATCGATGAAATTGGTACGGAATTAGAGGCAATGGCGGCAAGAACCATCGCCGAACGGGGAGTGCAGTTAGTCGGTACCGCACACGGTAATACTATCGAGAACTTAATTAAAAATCCTACCCTATCAGATCTGATTGGTGGTATCCAAGCCGTAACTTTAGGCGACGACGAAGCCAGACGCAGGCGATCGCAAAAAACCGTCTTGGAGCGCAAAGCACCGCCAACATTTGCGATCGCAATCGAAATGCTAGCCAGACAGCAGTGGGTAGTTCATGAAGATGTAGCGGCGACAGTAGATTTATTTCTTAGAGGAGTCGAACCAGCCGCTCAAGTCAGAACGGTTGACGAAAATGGCGAAGTAACTATTACTGAAGAACAACCCCAACCATCTCAAAGTCCAGCTTTGACTTCCAAGCGCAGTACGGTGGTTACGCCACTACGACCTCAAGGTTTGCGTGCTTCGGGTAAAATGACTCCCGTTAAATCAGTTGCCACGCCACGCTCGGTCGATCCAGAATTTGAAACGATGCTGGCAGCCTCTTGGCAGACCAGAGAGCCAGACGGTAGTAAAGTTCGTTCGCCAGGACCAAATGGCGAAGACTTGCCCGTATACGTCTATCCCTACGGTATCGGTCGCTCTCAGCTAGAGCAGGTAATTGAAGTTTTAGATTTACCCGTAGCATTAACTAAAGATTTAGACAATGCCGATGCGGTCATTGCCCTGCGATCGCAGGTCAAACATCACTCAAAATTGAGACAGATGGCAAAACACAAGCACCTGCCGATCTATACGATCAAATCAAATACCATTCCCCAAATTACTCGCTCTTTACGGCAGTTATTAGACCTTGACGATCCCAATCTTCCCGAACCTACCGATCTGCGTTTGTTTACCCAGGCAGGAAGCGACGACGAAATTGAAGCACTAGAAGAAGCAAGATTGGCAGTAGAACAGATTGTAATTCCCAAAGGGCAGCCTGTAGAACTATTGCCGCGATCGGCAAAAGTCAGAAAAATGCAGCACGAATTAATCGAACATTATCGCTTACATTCTAATAGTTTTGGTGAAGAACCCAATCGTAGATTGAGAATTTATCCAGCTTAG
- a CDS encoding GuaB3 family IMP dehydrogenase-related protein, giving the protein MDISLGRGKKARRAYGFDEIALSPGVRTLDPSLADTTWEIGGVKRDIPIIASAMDSVVDTKMAVLLSELGSMGVLNLEGIQTRYADPQPVLDRIASVGNEEYVGLMQELYAKPIQPELIEQRIKEIKQQGGIAAVSLTPAGASKYGEVVAKAGADLLFVQATVVSTAHLSPEKVAPLDLAEFCEAMPIPVVLGNCVTYEVAMNLIKAGAAAILVGIGPGAACTSRGVLGVGVPQATATADCAAARDEYHAETGKYVPIIADGGIITGGDICKCLACGADAVMIGSPIARAAEAPGNDYHWGMATPSPVLPRGTRIKVGTTGTIAEILVGPAKLDDGTHNLLGAIKTSMGTLGAKNLKEMQQVDVVIAPSLLTEGKVYQKAQQLGMGK; this is encoded by the coding sequence GTGGATATATCACTTGGTCGCGGAAAAAAGGCTCGTAGAGCCTATGGATTTGATGAAATTGCACTTTCTCCTGGAGTGCGTACTTTAGACCCTAGTTTGGCAGATACCACCTGGGAAATTGGCGGCGTTAAGCGAGATATTCCCATTATTGCCAGTGCTATGGATAGCGTAGTCGATACTAAAATGGCAGTGCTGCTGTCAGAGCTAGGCTCAATGGGAGTTTTAAACCTTGAAGGTATTCAAACCCGTTATGCCGATCCTCAACCAGTTCTCGATCGCATTGCTTCAGTTGGTAATGAAGAGTATGTTGGTTTGATGCAGGAACTGTATGCCAAACCAATTCAACCAGAGCTAATCGAGCAGAGAATCAAAGAGATAAAACAACAGGGCGGTATTGCCGCAGTCAGTTTAACACCTGCGGGAGCGAGTAAATATGGTGAGGTAGTGGCTAAAGCTGGTGCCGATCTATTGTTCGTTCAAGCAACGGTAGTTTCTACGGCTCATCTCAGTCCTGAAAAAGTAGCTCCTTTGGATTTGGCTGAGTTTTGTGAAGCGATGCCGATTCCTGTAGTTCTGGGTAACTGCGTTACTTATGAAGTCGCGATGAATCTAATTAAGGCTGGTGCGGCAGCAATACTTGTAGGTATCGGACCTGGTGCTGCCTGTACTTCTCGCGGTGTATTGGGAGTAGGAGTACCTCAAGCAACGGCAACGGCAGACTGTGCGGCTGCTAGAGATGAATACCATGCCGAAACTGGTAAATACGTTCCAATAATTGCCGATGGCGGAATTATTACAGGAGGCGATATTTGTAAATGTTTGGCTTGTGGAGCAGATGCGGTCATGATTGGGTCCCCCATTGCTCGCGCTGCCGAGGCTCCAGGAAATGACTATCATTGGGGTATGGCTACACCTAGCCCCGTATTGCCTCGCGGTACTCGTATTAAAGTAGGAACGACAGGTACAATTGCCGAAATTTTAGTCGGTCCTGCCAAACTAGATGACGGTACTCATAATCTACTCGGTGCAATTAAAACCAGTATGGGAACTTTAGGAGCCAAAAAT